In Thermorudis peleae, a genomic segment contains:
- a CDS encoding cupin domain-containing protein: MRAGEAFGFPKTYLVAGEDAFGAVWGLGVSRIAFKVLPKGPDDPLVIENIFHQRGGPGRHVHDQQDEWFYALEGEFLVEVGTTQYVLRAGDALLAPRNVPHVWGYVGHGQQGRILIAFLPAGRMVEFFREVTRYNAMPPQDPELWRAYGMELLGPPLALEDAEL; encoded by the coding sequence ATGCGAGCAGGGGAAGCGTTTGGTTTCCCCAAGACCTACCTTGTCGCCGGAGAAGATGCCTTTGGGGCGGTGTGGGGCTTAGGGGTGAGCAGGATTGCGTTCAAAGTCTTGCCCAAAGGGCCGGATGATCCACTCGTGATCGAAAACATCTTCCATCAACGGGGCGGGCCCGGGCGGCACGTGCATGACCAGCAGGATGAATGGTTCTATGCGCTCGAAGGCGAGTTCCTCGTTGAGGTTGGGACTACGCAGTATGTGCTGCGTGCCGGCGACGCGCTGTTGGCGCCGCGCAACGTCCCGCATGTTTGGGGATACGTTGGGCATGGCCAACAAGGACGGATCCTGATTGCCTTCTTGCCAGCGGGCCGCATGGTCGAATTCTTCCGGGAGGTTACCCGATATAACGCGATGCCACCGCAAGATCCAGAACTGTGGCGCGCCTATGGCATGGAACTGCTTGGGCCACCGCTGGCACTAGAGGACGCCGAACTCTAG
- a CDS encoding daunorubicin resistance protein DrrA family ABC transporter ATP-binding protein: MDEVIVVEGLRKRYANGVQALDGLSFRVKRGEIFGLLGPNGAGKSTTVRILATLTLPDSGTARIAGFDVVRQPQQVRRQIGYVAQASGVDRWLTGRENLLLQARLERLPAREARQRADELLTWLGLADAADRIVNTYSGGMRRRLDIAIGLIHRPAVVFLDEPTTGLDPEARAALWQILLQLRAAQSISILLTTHYLDEADRLCDRLAIVDHGRVVAEGTPEELKAELQGDRVTLEVGREQTAMARSVLTGLPEVLTVIVDGPAVIARVPHGASALPVLVTTLERAGITVQTAAVHRPSLDDVYLHHTGRRFEDEREASEMLAGAGTKGW, translated from the coding sequence ATGGATGAGGTCATCGTTGTTGAAGGGTTGCGCAAGCGCTATGCCAATGGTGTACAGGCGCTCGACGGGTTGTCGTTTCGGGTAAAGCGAGGCGAGATTTTTGGACTGCTTGGGCCCAATGGCGCTGGCAAGTCAACAACCGTGCGGATTTTGGCGACATTGACCCTGCCGGATAGTGGGACCGCGCGGATCGCTGGGTTTGATGTGGTGCGGCAGCCGCAACAGGTGCGGCGACAGATTGGCTACGTTGCTCAGGCATCGGGCGTGGACCGCTGGTTGACTGGACGGGAGAACTTGCTGTTGCAGGCACGGCTAGAGCGTTTGCCAGCGAGAGAGGCGCGGCAGCGGGCTGACGAGCTGCTCACCTGGCTAGGTTTGGCTGATGCAGCTGACCGGATTGTGAATACCTACTCTGGCGGAATGCGGCGGCGACTTGATATTGCGATTGGCTTGATTCACCGGCCAGCTGTGGTGTTCCTCGATGAGCCAACAACGGGGCTCGATCCAGAGGCGCGAGCTGCGCTGTGGCAAATCTTGTTGCAGCTTCGTGCGGCGCAGTCGATCTCCATCTTGCTGACGACGCATTACCTCGATGAAGCGGACCGGCTCTGCGACCGGCTTGCGATTGTCGATCATGGACGCGTCGTGGCAGAAGGCACGCCGGAGGAGCTCAAAGCGGAACTGCAGGGCGATCGGGTAACGCTCGAAGTTGGTCGCGAGCAGACAGCGATGGCGCGGTCGGTGCTTACAGGCTTGCCAGAGGTGCTAACGGTCATTGTTGATGGTCCAGCGGTAATCGCGCGCGTGCCTCACGGCGCAAGCGCCTTGCCTGTACTGGTGACGACGTTGGAGCGTGCGGGGATCACGGTCCAGACGGCGGCGGTGCATCGTCCATCGCTTGACGATGTCTATCTCCACCATACAGGCCGGCGATTCGAAGACGAACGTGAGGCATCGGAGATGCTCGCTGGTGCTGGTACGAAGGGATGGTAA
- a CDS encoding glutamine synthetase family protein, whose translation MTASVMASAHASGVRLIRFLYCDNGGVVRGKATHISALEARLHSGIGLTVAMQAMNAFDQLQRVEGMGPVGEIRLMPDPSTFVVLPYAPHTAALLVDLCTQEGEPWGACPRSFLKRVTQQAADMGLMFRASIENEFSLITPVDAPLDPTLCFSTAGMLAAQAVIDDLFAWLEAQGIIPEQYYPELAHGQHEISVQHAPLVAAADRQILVRETIRAAAHAHGLRASLAPKPFLDQAGNGGHIHISAWTTDGRNAFWDGSQPLGLSAMGRQFIAGILEHLPAVLALTTPSVNSYQRLQPNTWSSGFRCWGPDNREAPVRVASPYRHDLAGTINLEFKPADLSSNPYLALGALVVAGLDGIRRGLDPGEPVMINPADMPEAERSARGITPLPRSLDEALDALERDQLLLDALGPALATSYLAVRRSEAAACADLSPEEIARRHRFIY comes from the coding sequence ATGACGGCGTCGGTGATGGCAAGTGCCCACGCCTCAGGAGTGCGACTTATCCGCTTTCTCTACTGCGACAACGGTGGGGTAGTGCGTGGTAAGGCGACGCATATCTCGGCGCTCGAGGCGCGCTTGCACTCGGGAATCGGCCTGACGGTGGCGATGCAAGCGATGAACGCGTTTGACCAATTACAGCGGGTTGAAGGTATGGGGCCGGTGGGTGAGATTCGGCTGATGCCCGATCCGTCAACGTTTGTTGTGCTGCCCTATGCACCACATACTGCTGCACTGTTGGTTGACCTCTGCACGCAGGAAGGTGAACCATGGGGGGCGTGCCCCCGCTCGTTCCTCAAGCGTGTGACACAGCAGGCGGCGGACATGGGGCTCATGTTCCGTGCGAGCATTGAGAACGAATTCAGTCTGATTACGCCGGTTGATGCGCCACTGGATCCGACACTCTGCTTTTCGACGGCTGGCATGCTGGCAGCCCAGGCAGTGATTGATGATCTCTTTGCGTGGCTGGAGGCTCAGGGGATTATCCCTGAGCAGTACTATCCTGAGCTTGCACATGGGCAGCATGAAATTTCAGTGCAGCACGCTCCGCTCGTTGCTGCGGCTGATCGACAGATTCTCGTGCGGGAGACGATTCGTGCAGCAGCCCACGCGCATGGACTGCGCGCCTCGCTTGCGCCGAAGCCGTTTCTCGATCAGGCCGGGAATGGCGGCCATATCCATATAAGTGCATGGACGACAGATGGGCGCAACGCGTTCTGGGATGGGAGCCAGCCGCTGGGGTTGAGCGCGATGGGCCGGCAGTTTATTGCGGGGATCTTGGAGCACCTACCGGCGGTGCTGGCATTGACGACGCCGTCGGTAAATTCCTACCAGCGCCTCCAGCCGAATACCTGGAGTTCTGGTTTTCGCTGTTGGGGACCGGATAACCGAGAGGCGCCGGTGCGTGTTGCATCACCGTATCGGCATGATCTGGCGGGGACGATCAACCTGGAGTTCAAGCCGGCTGATCTCTCAAGCAACCCCTATCTTGCCCTCGGTGCGCTGGTCGTGGCAGGACTGGACGGCATTCGACGTGGGCTTGATCCAGGGGAGCCAGTCATGATCAATCCAGCTGATATGCCAGAGGCTGAGCGCAGTGCGCGAGGAATTACGCCACTGCCGCGCTCACTTGATGAGGCGCTGGATGCATTGGAGCGTGACCAGTTGCTGCTCGATGCACTTGGGCCGGCGTTGGCGACGTCATACCTGGCTGTACGACGCTCAGAAGCAGCGGCATGCGCGGACCTGTCGCCGGAAGAGATTGCTCGACGCCATCGGTTTATCTACTGA
- a CDS encoding glycosyltransferase 87 family protein, with amino-acid sequence MTGATRGWLSLSWLAVLSGCWFILTRRFANQQPARVHRWLQLVIVGAITLIVRAVPALLLPSGAAFDTTSYAIVGSLIRTGHDIYTTPLAQGRHPYLPLQLYAYAAAHWLATTKGLPFAPLTKAPPIVADGIIAVTLTWLGQRRWDSWHLGLWYALQPIAIYVSAYHGQFDAEPALAGLLAGLAGEAGHGTVAGLWLGLGILLKLWPAFFAPLLIWRLTRWQARAAAAFSIAIVPLLGIACYRWLFPGSWSAVITPALSYAGVPGWWGYTALLRLSAVAAQHPIAAFLQPWQPAKRLAQAALFGRYGTLVALLLITLWLMWRRAPFLHAQLTLTLTFLATTAGFGVQYLVWPVPFALAAGYRRPLRAYTAACLILLLGANLLGLLQPQLHSFPLVRSDDTVRALGIPAWLVTLGWTVHCLRHRDHTAAKISR; translated from the coding sequence GTGACAGGGGCAACCCGCGGGTGGCTGAGTCTCAGCTGGCTTGCCGTCCTGAGCGGGTGCTGGTTCATCCTCACGCGTCGGTTCGCCAACCAACAGCCGGCAAGAGTCCACCGATGGCTGCAACTCGTCATCGTGGGCGCCATCACGCTTATCGTCCGAGCTGTCCCCGCGCTGTTGCTCCCCTCCGGCGCAGCCTTTGACACGACGTCCTACGCCATCGTCGGTAGCCTCATTCGCACCGGCCACGATATTTACACCACCCCGCTCGCTCAAGGTCGCCACCCCTATCTGCCCCTCCAGCTCTACGCCTATGCTGCGGCTCATTGGCTTGCGACGACGAAGGGATTACCCTTTGCCCCTTTAACCAAAGCCCCGCCGATTGTGGCCGATGGTATCATCGCGGTGACGCTCACCTGGCTTGGCCAACGCCGTTGGGATAGCTGGCATCTCGGGCTGTGGTATGCCCTCCAGCCCATTGCTATCTACGTCAGCGCCTACCACGGCCAGTTCGACGCCGAACCGGCGCTCGCCGGATTGCTTGCTGGCCTCGCTGGTGAAGCTGGTCATGGCACAGTTGCTGGTCTGTGGCTTGGGCTTGGCATTCTCCTCAAGCTCTGGCCAGCATTCTTCGCTCCGCTGCTTATCTGGCGTCTAACTCGATGGCAAGCCCGCGCCGCCGCAGCATTCAGCATTGCCATCGTCCCCTTGCTCGGCATCGCCTGCTACCGCTGGCTGTTTCCCGGATCATGGAGCGCGGTCATCACCCCAGCTCTCTCGTACGCTGGTGTACCCGGTTGGTGGGGCTATACCGCCCTCCTCCGATTAAGCGCGGTAGCGGCCCAGCACCCGATCGCGGCATTTCTGCAGCCTTGGCAACCAGCCAAACGCCTCGCACAAGCTGCACTCTTCGGGCGCTACGGAACGCTCGTCGCCCTTCTCCTCATCACGCTCTGGCTCATGTGGCGCCGAGCCCCGTTCCTGCACGCACAGCTCACGCTCACGCTCACGTTCTTGGCAACGACCGCCGGATTTGGCGTGCAATATCTCGTCTGGCCGGTCCCGTTTGCGCTCGCCGCCGGCTACCGTCGCCCGCTCCGCGCCTACACCGCCGCGTGCCTCATCCTGCTGCTCGGCGCCAACCTGCTCGGCTTACTCCAGCCCCAACTTCACAGCTTCCCACTCGTGCGCAGCGACGATACGGTTCGCGCACTCGGCATCCCTGCCTGGCTGGTCACACTTGGGTGGACCGTCCATTGTCTGCGCCACCGCGATCACACAGCAGCCAAGATCAGTAGATAA
- a CDS encoding ABC transporter permease, with protein sequence MSWFLWDTWQLTWRQILRTLRLPIWIAVSLVQPIIWLGLYGQLFRRIVELPGFQTTSYITFLTPGVMIMTAFFGGGWAGMSMIDDHDQGVLSRLLATPASRGAIIAARVLHTALTVLIQSGLILALGLILGARFHGGALGLISVMLIAALLASGIGALSCGVGLLARREETLIAVMNFLSMPLTFLSTAFIAAPLMPRWIRALARINPVNWAVEAARGAALGTDSGMVLTRLALLAVFTIVCCLLATLAFRRYQRAL encoded by the coding sequence ATGAGCTGGTTTTTGTGGGATACGTGGCAGCTGACCTGGCGCCAGATCCTGCGGACGCTACGACTACCGATCTGGATTGCCGTGTCGCTGGTGCAGCCGATCATCTGGCTTGGCCTCTACGGACAGCTTTTCCGTCGGATTGTTGAGTTGCCGGGCTTTCAGACGACTTCCTACATCACGTTCTTAACCCCGGGTGTCATGATCATGACTGCATTCTTTGGCGGCGGCTGGGCGGGCATGTCGATGATCGATGACCATGACCAAGGTGTGCTGAGTCGGCTCCTCGCAACACCGGCATCGCGTGGCGCAATTATCGCGGCACGGGTGCTCCATACAGCGCTGACGGTGCTGATACAAAGTGGGCTGATTCTTGCGCTTGGGCTGATTTTAGGGGCACGCTTCCATGGTGGGGCACTTGGTTTGATCTCGGTCATGCTGATTGCCGCGTTGTTAGCTTCGGGTATTGGGGCGTTGTCGTGTGGTGTTGGTCTCCTGGCACGACGGGAAGAGACGTTGATTGCGGTCATGAACTTCTTGAGCATGCCGCTCACGTTCCTCTCGACAGCGTTCATTGCAGCGCCGCTCATGCCGCGCTGGATCCGGGCGCTTGCGCGGATTAACCCTGTGAACTGGGCTGTTGAGGCGGCGCGGGGGGCAGCGCTCGGTACCGACAGTGGGATGGTGCTGACGCGGCTGGCGTTGTTGGCAGTGTTTACGATTGTGTGCTGCCTCCTGGCGACGCTCGCCTTTCGGCGCTACCAACGCGCGCTCTAA
- a CDS encoding Zn-ribbon domain-containing OB-fold protein, which translates to MTTYTIQPGTLGHVVSYTIIRVPPASFAAEAPYALAIIELDGGQRLLGRVLNWEHGDLAIGATVELQGWDPSRGPLFRLVHP; encoded by the coding sequence ATGACCACATATACCATCCAACCCGGAACCCTTGGTCACGTCGTGAGTTACACGATCATTCGTGTTCCACCAGCGTCCTTTGCTGCCGAGGCCCCCTATGCCCTTGCCATCATCGAGCTTGATGGTGGCCAACGGCTCCTGGGCCGCGTCCTGAACTGGGAACACGGCGACCTTGCCATTGGCGCAACCGTCGAACTGCAGGGCTGGGATCCGAGCCGAGGGCCATTGTTCCGGCTCGTTCACCCCTAG
- a CDS encoding VOC family protein — translation MKIPTLVPCLWLTQNARQAAEFYCAHFPESSIRYAARIPVPAAEAMDVAAFTLAGQPFVAMSAGPFQANPSLSFFVHFDPSRDEHAREHLDALWEVLCDGGQVLMPLGEQSFSQRYGWVQDRYGVSWQLILSNPRGEPRPVIVPCLFFTGAVRGKAEEAGEFYRSVFPGSCPGQLFHYPAGSANQSEGMVMYSDFRLGETWVVAMDGGPDRHFSFNEAISLMIECETQEEIDFYWERLSAVPEAEACGWCKDRYGISWQIVPRLIHDVFASGDLERITRHMEAVLTMKKLDLAALQRAVGQA, via the coding sequence ATGAAGATTCCGACGCTCGTGCCATGTCTCTGGCTGACACAGAATGCCCGGCAAGCGGCTGAGTTTTACTGTGCGCATTTCCCTGAGTCGTCTATCCGCTACGCGGCTCGTATTCCTGTGCCTGCTGCAGAGGCGATGGACGTGGCCGCCTTTACGCTAGCTGGTCAGCCGTTTGTGGCTATGAGCGCTGGGCCATTTCAGGCGAACCCGTCGCTCTCGTTTTTTGTGCACTTTGACCCCTCGCGAGATGAGCACGCACGTGAGCATCTCGATGCCCTCTGGGAGGTGCTTTGTGATGGGGGACAGGTCCTCATGCCACTTGGTGAACAGTCTTTTAGCCAACGCTATGGCTGGGTACAGGATCGCTATGGCGTCTCGTGGCAGCTGATCCTCAGCAACCCGAGGGGTGAGCCGCGGCCCGTGATCGTGCCGTGCTTGTTCTTCACGGGGGCGGTGCGGGGTAAAGCCGAAGAAGCAGGCGAGTTTTATCGTTCCGTGTTTCCTGGTTCTTGCCCGGGTCAGCTCTTTCACTATCCAGCGGGCAGCGCCAACCAGAGCGAAGGAATGGTGATGTATTCCGATTTCCGTTTAGGCGAGACCTGGGTTGTTGCCATGGACGGCGGACCTGATCGCCATTTCAGTTTCAACGAGGCGATCTCGTTGATGATCGAATGTGAGACGCAGGAAGAGATCGACTTCTATTGGGAACGGCTCTCGGCGGTGCCTGAGGCTGAAGCCTGCGGGTGGTGCAAGGATCGCTATGGCATTTCCTGGCAAATCGTCCCTCGGCTGATCCACGACGTTTTTGCCAGTGGTGATCTGGAGCGTATCACGCGCCACATGGAAGCTGTCTTGACGATGAAGAAGCTAGATCTTGCTGCGCTGCAGCGTGCGGTGGGTCAGGCATAA
- a CDS encoding thiolase domain-containing protein, with translation MRAVAIVGAAETKFGKLEQSYRELAAAAGRAALADAGARPEDIQALFLGSYSPGTFIHQEHVAPLVAAELGLPHVPATRVENACASGGSAFITACLAVAAGLYDVVLVIGAEKMTATSTEETTQILAEAADWERESAIGLTFPGVFALMAHAYFYRYGYTRDILDAVAIKNHQNALANPYAQFHKAITRDDIARSPLVADPLTLYDCSPISDGAAALVLVAADAAHHFAKPPVRVLGFGQASDSLALFERAELTTLPAAREAANRAYRMAGVSPQDIDVAEVHDCFTIAEIIATEDLGFFAPGEGGAAALAGATSRDGQIPINPSGGLKAKGHPVGATGVGQLAELVFQLRGDAGDRQVEGAEVGLAHNIGGSGATCVVTILAKGDGR, from the coding sequence ATGCGCGCTGTCGCAATTGTCGGTGCCGCCGAGACGAAATTCGGCAAACTCGAGCAATCCTACCGCGAACTCGCTGCCGCCGCCGGACGCGCCGCGCTTGCCGATGCCGGCGCGCGCCCTGAAGACATTCAGGCCCTCTTCCTCGGCAGTTATTCCCCCGGTACCTTCATCCACCAAGAGCATGTTGCGCCACTCGTCGCCGCCGAACTTGGTCTCCCGCACGTACCAGCAACCCGTGTCGAGAATGCCTGCGCCTCGGGCGGCAGCGCATTCATCACCGCGTGCCTCGCTGTCGCCGCTGGCCTCTACGACGTCGTCCTCGTGATCGGCGCCGAGAAGATGACGGCAACGTCCACCGAGGAAACAACGCAAATCCTCGCTGAAGCAGCTGACTGGGAACGCGAGAGTGCCATCGGCCTTACGTTCCCAGGCGTCTTTGCACTCATGGCGCACGCCTACTTCTACCGCTACGGCTACACGCGCGACATCCTTGACGCTGTCGCGATCAAAAACCATCAGAACGCACTCGCGAACCCCTACGCGCAGTTCCACAAGGCCATCACCCGCGATGACATCGCCCGTTCGCCGCTCGTCGCCGATCCACTGACGCTCTACGACTGCTCGCCAATCAGCGATGGCGCTGCCGCCCTCGTGCTTGTCGCTGCCGATGCTGCACACCACTTCGCCAAGCCACCAGTACGCGTCCTCGGCTTTGGCCAAGCGTCGGATAGCCTCGCCCTCTTCGAACGCGCTGAACTCACGACATTGCCCGCAGCCCGCGAGGCTGCCAACCGGGCCTACCGCATGGCCGGCGTCAGCCCACAGGATATCGATGTCGCTGAAGTGCACGACTGCTTTACCATCGCCGAGATCATCGCCACCGAAGACCTTGGCTTCTTTGCACCCGGCGAAGGCGGAGCCGCTGCACTCGCTGGGGCCACCAGCCGTGACGGTCAGATCCCGATCAACCCAAGTGGCGGGCTCAAAGCCAAAGGCCACCCTGTGGGAGCCACTGGTGTCGGCCAACTCGCCGAGCTGGTTTTCCAGCTCCGTGGCGACGCTGGCGATCGCCAGGTGGAAGGTGCCGAAGTCGGACTCGCGCACAACATTGGCGGCTCTGGCGCAACGTGTGTCGTCACCATCCTCGCCAAAGGAGATGGGCGATGA
- a CDS encoding ArsR/SmtB family transcription factor: MGELLVGRPALKLDVAVSVPLDLTSVISLVFRATDPRRFDRWLVETRQALGATWEHDLDTLLGFSGRLLYYIEELLMSFDPFRPERLAASFDDYLAHLRSLPAWAYRSMAIQAMLRVHQDRGVLEAPPDTDDAAAWRAFFEPGITRADLDEVVALVRAPEQLKERTIRLLERFWVERYAAEFARVLPVMKRAVRQAKATTYSSVAVAFEELSGHRLPEEVQLALPRVERVTFCPSYHLGNFVQFILYPPELILYFNCQRTSAATQPAEGSVISPDLLPGLRALADGTRLRIIELLRGGERYAQEIVGQLGISQSAVSRHLAMLEAAGIVTVRPANGMKYYAINVQRLRQIAEELEQIG; this comes from the coding sequence ATGGGCGAGCTACTGGTGGGCCGGCCGGCGCTCAAACTCGATGTTGCGGTGTCCGTGCCGCTCGATCTGACGTCGGTGATTTCCTTAGTCTTTCGGGCTACCGACCCGCGCCGGTTTGATCGCTGGCTGGTCGAGACGAGACAAGCACTTGGAGCGACGTGGGAGCACGATCTCGATACCTTGCTCGGGTTTTCGGGGCGGCTGCTCTACTACATTGAAGAGCTGTTGATGTCGTTTGATCCGTTCCGGCCCGAGCGGCTCGCCGCCAGTTTTGATGACTATCTGGCTCATCTGCGGTCCCTGCCCGCGTGGGCCTACCGAAGCATGGCGATTCAGGCGATGCTGCGGGTGCATCAGGACCGTGGTGTCCTGGAGGCACCGCCGGACACGGATGATGCAGCTGCCTGGCGGGCGTTCTTTGAGCCCGGCATCACGCGCGCCGATTTAGATGAGGTCGTCGCGCTGGTGCGTGCACCTGAACAACTCAAGGAGCGGACGATTCGCTTACTTGAGCGCTTCTGGGTGGAGCGCTATGCGGCGGAGTTCGCCCGGGTTCTGCCGGTTATGAAGCGCGCAGTGCGGCAGGCGAAGGCGACGACCTATTCAAGCGTCGCAGTTGCCTTCGAGGAGCTGAGTGGCCATCGTCTGCCGGAGGAAGTGCAGCTGGCGCTGCCGCGTGTCGAGCGGGTGACGTTTTGTCCATCTTATCATCTTGGTAATTTCGTGCAGTTCATCCTGTACCCGCCTGAGCTGATCCTCTACTTTAACTGCCAGCGCACGAGTGCTGCGACGCAACCGGCTGAAGGCTCGGTGATTTCACCTGATCTCTTGCCCGGACTCCGCGCGCTCGCTGATGGAACACGCTTGCGGATTATCGAGTTGTTGCGTGGTGGCGAGCGCTACGCCCAGGAGATCGTTGGCCAGTTGGGCATCAGCCAGTCAGCGGTTTCGCGACATCTGGCGATGCTTGAAGCGGCTGGTATTGTGACTGTCCGGCCGGCCAACGGGATGAAATACTACGCGATCAACGTCCAGCGGCTTCGGCAGATTGCCGAGGAGCTGGAACAGATCGGCTAG
- a CDS encoding CAP domain-containing protein, with the protein MGMRGDRPGQFRWIVVMLMVLMSTLAQAPPPTRADDAATAVLQRLNWYRAWLGAPPLQRDPALDAAARAHLAYLQQNQGDPSLTGLGLHREQPGKPGYTGDTSADRAKAQGYGGDVVTEDLALGADVADALDWFLATVEHRLPLLDPRIRDIGFGWGQVGTNSAVVFDMGAPSWSTTATPAWVVWPVDGATGVAPAFDGEVPDPFPGASYPLGYPITVSYLGPGQVTFTDGALFHDNQAVPTRFQPGTGWLSRQAGLLVALAPLQPGGTYHYVVHGQVDGQPFTISGTFRVATNDGESLGIGGLSRPDQLPGGVARAPLAVQGRWWRDDAGVFTGMRQGGWLWGPDVLAVQEEPYREAPGGKRTVVYFDKGRLELNGDGQVTAGLLVRDMILGAVQTGDATFTPQPPATLPLAGDPAPVNPDAPTYASLHQLAAVVPGRSQPSRVGQPVTAVLHRDGSVSDDPQLGSTTIAWYDPVTGVNVAAVFWDWLQQQPWDWLSVLGHPLSEPYWIRTRVGGREQWVLVQAFERRVLTETPSNPPGWQIECNNAGRDYLQWRAGQAVPGS; encoded by the coding sequence ATGGGGATGCGAGGGGATCGTCCTGGGCAATTCCGATGGATTGTGGTGATGTTGATGGTGCTCATGAGTACGCTTGCCCAGGCACCGCCGCCGACACGGGCGGATGACGCCGCTACGGCTGTGCTCCAGCGGCTGAACTGGTATCGGGCCTGGTTGGGTGCGCCGCCGCTGCAGCGCGATCCGGCGCTTGATGCGGCGGCGCGTGCTCATCTTGCGTACCTACAGCAGAATCAGGGTGATCCGAGTTTGACGGGGCTGGGGTTGCATCGTGAGCAGCCGGGTAAGCCTGGCTACACTGGCGATACCAGCGCCGACCGTGCAAAGGCGCAAGGGTATGGGGGCGACGTCGTAACTGAGGACCTTGCGCTCGGGGCGGATGTCGCTGACGCGCTCGATTGGTTCCTCGCGACGGTGGAGCATCGGTTGCCTCTGCTCGATCCCCGCATTCGAGACATTGGATTCGGTTGGGGGCAGGTTGGGACAAACTCGGCGGTTGTGTTCGACATGGGCGCGCCGAGCTGGTCGACAACGGCGACGCCAGCTTGGGTGGTCTGGCCGGTGGATGGAGCGACCGGCGTGGCTCCAGCGTTCGACGGCGAGGTGCCAGATCCGTTCCCCGGGGCGTCCTACCCGCTTGGTTACCCAATTACGGTCAGTTATCTTGGCCCGGGTCAGGTGACGTTCACCGACGGGGCGCTCTTTCACGACAACCAGGCGGTGCCAACTCGGTTTCAACCCGGCACGGGCTGGCTCAGTCGCCAGGCGGGGCTTCTTGTTGCGCTTGCACCGCTCCAGCCTGGTGGGACATATCACTACGTTGTGCATGGCCAGGTTGATGGGCAGCCGTTTACCATTTCCGGAACGTTCCGCGTCGCAACGAACGATGGTGAGTCGTTAGGTATTGGCGGGCTTAGCCGTCCCGATCAGTTGCCAGGTGGAGTGGCGCGGGCGCCGCTAGCGGTGCAAGGTCGATGGTGGCGCGACGATGCCGGGGTGTTCACTGGGATGCGTCAAGGGGGATGGCTGTGGGGGCCCGATGTCTTGGCGGTGCAGGAAGAGCCGTATCGTGAAGCGCCAGGGGGCAAGCGTACGGTCGTCTATTTTGACAAAGGTCGACTTGAATTGAACGGAGACGGGCAGGTCACAGCGGGGCTGTTGGTGCGTGACATGATCCTGGGTGCTGTGCAGACCGGCGATGCGACGTTTACGCCGCAGCCTCCGGCAACGCTGCCGTTAGCTGGCGATCCGGCCCCGGTGAATCCTGACGCGCCAACCTACGCAAGCTTGCACCAATTAGCAGCGGTGGTGCCAGGGCGGAGCCAGCCGAGCCGGGTCGGCCAGCCGGTTACGGCCGTGTTGCACCGCGATGGAAGTGTGAGCGACGATCCTCAATTGGGGAGTACAACAATCGCTTGGTATGATCCAGTAACGGGGGTCAATGTTGCAGCTGTGTTCTGGGATTGGCTGCAGCAGCAACCCTGGGATTGGCTCAGTGTGCTTGGTCATCCGCTGAGTGAGCCATACTGGATTCGGACGCGGGTCGGCGGGCGTGAGCAGTGGGTCTTGGTGCAGGCGTTTGAGCGGCGGGTGTTGACGGAGACGCCGAGTAACCCACCAGGTTGGCAGATTGAGTGCAATAACGCTGGCCGCGACTATCTCCAGTGGCGGGCTGGGCAAGCTGTGCCGGGAAGCTAG
- a CDS encoding GlsB/YeaQ/YmgE family stress response membrane protein, with protein sequence MGVLALLILLVLIVGILFGVYVTLKLVGVVFTLIIAAIIGWLADRIVPGNLPYGWLGALAAGLLGSWLGGWLLGNFGPRIAGIAVVPALVGAIILAFVVNIIDKQTRGSRL encoded by the coding sequence ATGGGGGTGCTCGCGCTGCTGATTTTGCTTGTTTTGATTGTCGGCATCCTCTTTGGCGTCTATGTCACGCTCAAGCTCGTCGGCGTTGTCTTTACCCTCATCATCGCCGCCATTATCGGCTGGCTCGCTGACCGTATTGTGCCGGGCAATCTTCCCTATGGCTGGCTTGGTGCACTCGCGGCTGGACTACTTGGCAGCTGGCTCGGTGGTTGGCTCCTTGGCAACTTCGGACCACGGATCGCAGGTATCGCCGTCGTGCCAGCACTGGTCGGCGCGATCATCCTTGCGTTTGTAGTCAACATCATTGACAAGCAGACGCGTGGTAGCCGCCTCTAG